In a genomic window of Nicotiana tomentosiformis unplaced genomic scaffold, ASM39032v3 Un00467, whole genome shotgun sequence:
- the LOC138904120 gene encoding uncharacterized protein, with protein MSVISLREILETNKLVGPNFNDWYRNLRIVLVHEKLIDVIDKTAKLVPPENDVEGTKVYQKYLEECLVIKRIILVSMSAELQRKHQNMDPTAIIEYLKKMVDTQLDIDNSPVGPHVNLVIDLTEELEKLGYKLGKELSGDLILKSVYDAKYFHCKKNRHWKRNCKEYLVTLKDKKKCETLMKNIFKVSLATPCHDPKSD; from the coding sequence atgtCTGTTATATCATTGCGTGAAATACTTGAGACTAACAAGTTGGTAGGACCAAACTTTAATGACTGGTATAGAAATTTGAGAATTGTTCTTGTGCATGAAAAGCTCATTGATGTGATCGATAAGACTGCAAAGCTAGTCCCACCAGAGAATGATGTTGAAGGCACCAAGGTTTATCAGAAATACTTGGAAGAATGCCTTGTTATTAAACGTATCATTCTCGTTTCTATGAGTGCTGAACTCCAGAGGAAACATCAGAATATGGATCCAACTGCAatcattgaatatcttaagaaaatgGTTGATACACAGTTGGACATTGATAACTCCCCAGTTGGACCCCATGTCAATCTTGTGATTGATCTTACCGAAGAACTTGAGAAGTTGGGGTACAAGCTTGGTAAAGAGCTTTCTGGAGATTTGATCTTGAAGTCAGTATATGATGCTAAATATTTTCATTGTAAGAAGAATAGGCACTGGAAGAGAAACTGCAAGGAGTATCTTGTAACTCTAAAGGATAAGAAAAAATGTGAgacattaatgaaaaatattttcaaggtttctttagctactccttgtcacgatccaaaatctgactag